The segment AAGAATCTGTTTACATGCAAATGGTTAAGAATTTTAATATTATAATAAACCCTCTCCCTATTTTTTCGTAGAGTAGCTACAGTTTACAACTACCTTTGTTCATCGTTCTATTTTTTACTATTCACTTTTTGAATTTATGGCATTTACCCTTGACCAGCTGAATTATGCTGCCAGCCAGGCATATACCTCTATGCAAAATGACACCTGGCTACAGGAACCCATTAAAGCTAATTTTTACAAAAGTCTGGAAGAACTGGTTGACTACATTTCAGGAAAAAGTACAGTAGCACCCACTATAACCCCAACACATCCCAGAGATGGATACTATTACATGCCTTTGCTGAAACTGGTAGATATTGGAAATCTGGATGAGCAGGATCAGAAGCTGATTAAAGTTTTTGCAGGGTCTAAAAATGCCCCTATGTTTATGTCTCCGATTCTGCAACAGATAGCTGATCAAATTCTGGCAGAAAAGGATGAAGATGGTTTGGTGAAGGCTATGGTTACCCTTCGCAAATTTGGTTTGACAGATGAAGCTGTCTTATTCTCACTGGCAGGAGTAGGAAGTGGAGCCACCAGCACAGCCTATTATATCTTCTTCTATGACCGACCTAAGCTGTTGGTGCATGCCGCCGGAAAATACATTGCTTCGATATTTCCGGAATACAAAGATAAAGTTGTAGATGCGTTTATTACCAAACATGCCAGTGCCGACTGGAGTGGAAGACTGATAGAATACCTGGCACAATATACCTCCTATGATTTGTCGGATTTTCTTTATTATACCAGTTATAGCACTACCTACCTATGTCTGGACAATGCTATCTATATCGCTACCTACAATCCGGAACTGCACGAAAAGGCTTTATTGGAGGCGTATGAGAACGGGAATACGTATGTTACAAAACCAGCTGTAAAATATTTTATTCTGCGGGCTATGGCCGACAAACTACCTGAGGTCTATCGCACAAAACAACTGGATGCTGCACGTACCTATCTGCAAACTCATATAACGGAAGGAAAAGGGCATTGGGGATACCAGGAGGCTTCCTTCTGGATGAGAGATCAGAGTGGACGCAACATACAGAAGATTGTGAGTCCTACCGCAATGGAAGATCTGTTTCAGTACGAACCGGAAAATGCTGCACAGATAGCCAGTGACTATCTGAGACAACTGAATATAGCTTTTATAAGTCCGGAAGTACTGCAGGTGATAGACAAACATATGGGCGAGAAGGCAGTAGCTGTGCTGGCATTGGGTCTGGAAACAGAAAAGGGTAATGGTACTACACTGAAAGCATTGCTTGAACTACTGGGCAAATACGACTATTCCCGCCATATAGATAAAGTATGGAACATCACCAAAGACAAGAGCAAAAGCATCCGGTTGATTGCTGCTACGGAACTGGCTAAGCTGGGTGAAGCTGCATTGCCGAAGTGCCAGGAACTGCTGAGTGCCAAATCAGCGGATGTGCGACAAACGGTAGCGGTTATTCTTTCCCGTATCAAAACCCCTGAAGCTGAAAAGATCCTCCTTGATACGGTAAACGCGGAGAAAAATGATGATACTCGGGATGTAATGATAGAGGCATTGGGAGAGAGACGATATCAGCATATGAATGAGCAGCAGATCACAGATATGATTCTGGCAGCACAGAAACGAGGCAAGCTCGATGCACCACTGGCTGACTGGCTGGATGAGAAAACCCTGCCTGCGTTAACATTTACGGCTTCGCTGAGCGTCGACAACCTGCTGGCAACACGCTTTCTGATGTATCGTATGAGCCGGGCCAAAGAGATACGGTCGGATGTAGAGGCTCGTCCGTTGCTTGCATTGATAGATAAAGCCAGTAGTGGAGCCTTTGCCAAAAAGCTTTTTTCACAGTTTATCGACAATGGGGGAGATGCCAAGCAGAAATATTGTCTGACACTGGCAGGTTTTCTGGGTGATGATAGTCTGGTAGATGTGATCCGGCCACAGATTAATAAGTGGGTAGAGTCTAACCGGGGCAAGATGGCTGAATATGGTGTAGTGGCTTTAGCACTGATAGGTACTAACAAAGCCTTACGGGCAGTAGAGTTTTTTAGTCGTAAGTATAAAACCAAATACTCCAATATTGGTACTGCAGCACTGAATGCCTTACAGGTTGCAGCCGAAGAACTGGGTATGGATATGAACGAACTGGCCGACAGCATTATTCCGGATTTTGGGTTTGAGAATATGTATAA is part of the Xanthocytophaga agilis genome and harbors:
- a CDS encoding DUF4132 domain-containing protein — protein: MAFTLDQLNYAASQAYTSMQNDTWLQEPIKANFYKSLEELVDYISGKSTVAPTITPTHPRDGYYYMPLLKLVDIGNLDEQDQKLIKVFAGSKNAPMFMSPILQQIADQILAEKDEDGLVKAMVTLRKFGLTDEAVLFSLAGVGSGATSTAYYIFFYDRPKLLVHAAGKYIASIFPEYKDKVVDAFITKHASADWSGRLIEYLAQYTSYDLSDFLYYTSYSTTYLCLDNAIYIATYNPELHEKALLEAYENGNTYVTKPAVKYFILRAMADKLPEVYRTKQLDAARTYLQTHITEGKGHWGYQEASFWMRDQSGRNIQKIVSPTAMEDLFQYEPENAAQIASDYLRQLNIAFISPEVLQVIDKHMGEKAVAVLALGLETEKGNGTTLKALLELLGKYDYSRHIDKVWNITKDKSKSIRLIAATELAKLGEAALPKCQELLSAKSADVRQTVAVILSRIKTPEAEKILLDTVNAEKNDDTRDVMIEALGERRYQHMNEQQITDMILAAQKRGKLDAPLADWLDEKTLPALTFTASLSVDNLLATRFLMYRMSRAKEIRSDVEARPLLALIDKASSGAFAKKLFSQFIDNGGDAKQKYCLTLAGFLGDDSLVDVIRPQINKWVESNRGKMAEYGVVALALIGTNKALRAVEFFSRKYKTKYSNIGTAALNALQVAAEELGMDMNELADSIIPDFGFENMYKTFKAGEDEFRVFINKDFKLAFLNEDNKLLKSAPKNTPKPLLDEFKEIGKEVRDVVRSQSSRMELYLVIQRKWKPEKWQSFFVNNPIMFVYATHLLWGTFDASGKLSHTFYCAEDTSLLNFQDEEITIAEDSMVGMVHPLDLSEEERAAWIQKFYEAGIEPLFPQLQRPSVLLSDTDKELMEVEEFADKKGNAVQIKGAFKRFGWTAWELGDHGDIYSFSKSFDELGVQAFIETGGGLFMGYTEDGWLAEFGKCYFRKMAGNIYQSPNLPLGEVPPIVYSEALSELRQIVPQKAE